ccgagagagaagtaaacccgtgtgtcggggaataggttcacaatcttgcgttacagattatcgaaccatggaggttgaatccctgcgtgaaccagaaccgcgagttcttggatttacttgtatctgggcaagcattagaccgattcgattaattcgactctcggaccgttcgctcaccgactggaattcttacagaatgaatgtacaaaataaaaatccttacaatgctctcgaaaataataaatacaaattacaaatggccgaattccagtcgactcgcgttcagttattattccactctaactcaccgtgagtttagggaaaagaccgaagaactgaaattcaatggacgctctcactgaatagggcgttggaccctgtgagtgttgattagggcgttggaccctgtgatcgatgattagggtgttgaaccctaatattattcggcctagggatcaggctcgacccgcatggcaaacaggtgcggaaagataacacgcaacatgttaataacagacaaggtgtttgttattgtcgagtgtgcgtgttttaacaagtttattgatccggggtattttggcatgcaaatcctaccctagacaaacaagcacgtgccaatgttttagcattcggctttggtttgagaacctgacttaatgcttaaggttatcgccgaatgcattaattgaatgaattaaccgcgtgaacgtcccgattaacccgttcgtggaattaatgcttaaggttatcgccgaatgcattgattgtgaaaacgattcgtgattcgacgaccaagacggttccgtaaggatcgaggatatttggtccaatgaccgaaactaccctcgtaaccgaatggacccgaatgagtcattgatacccgaatccatgcatgctttgttttgaaaagacattttcatgcgatattgcgacaataatgtaaattgtaaattacacgaaagccgttAACGGACTCAAAACTGGAAGAGGAATCCTCATGCCActcgtacgagtctaagaggctctcggttacttctctttggagatagccgagaggtctcatggcccgaatgggatTCCACGAgatttccccgtctcgtttcgaatcatttctcgcattcttaaacgacaaacatgataaatgacatgattaaacgaaagtcggtattgccatgactTGACTAatgcattcaaacatgcaaacatgcacaaacaagttatttaaggaatcgataaaacaatacctacttcatgcacgtaagaaaacacaagaaaactagggaatcaagcttggatcgggctaagaaggccgatcttaacccgaggaaagcaagccaagcctcggtcacctcttcttTAGGAAAACCCGAGagttcttttgcttatttcgggtcaggaaggtcttccgagggtcgatccaaatgtttcccgacatgctaacatgttatatgatgatgaacatgcataatataacaagaaagtgtataaaaattaagtcttgcaagttaaacatgcataaaacgccatattactccattagccatgcaaataatgtaaagagccctaactcctctaagtcaagagtgatttacctagcctcgggatacgaggaaagagtcggggaagtgttcgagagtcgggtgactcggttgaacgcttggaagagtgctcgggtgcaagggcatgcacgttcggggagctaggtgcacggggcgtGCGGCAGGAgagcacgggaggcgcgcgggcgcgcggggcgcgcaGCTGGACGCGCGAGCGTGTggctacgggtgcactgttcacccgagagcacgatcttcccccgaaatgaggaaatcaacctgaaatgatgagcaaatgacttcaagccaaaaatctaagttcatgaatgaactccttaggtccaaaacatgcggtccatggagtttgagaagttttgaacttaagtcgggatgatgaacatcggcttccgacttaagaaactcaaagctttcttcgggtttgcttcggtttttctctcttggttttgaagtgttgaagcttgctggttcttgagtgttcttggctatggagtttgagaggatttcttgaaggagaaaggttggagagagtgtgtaagaggagaagtgattatcttaatcacttttgggccatttataggcaaagctaatgggaaattaagcaaaagtaagcacacttaagcctcccattagcaaatttcggtttgcctaatgaggatgaggatgaatgtggaccaagtgttcttgatgaagatgatccaagagcatttatgagcattgatgagcattgagtgttgtcttcaacctttccaagatattttggctaagagagggcaagttggcttcttgcattgaagaggaagaagaagcttctagagcatagggtgactcatcttgggtagcccgtgggtcccacgacaaaagaggagaaaccgggaaaaagctcggatctcgattgatcgcgcattcgaggctcgtggttcgaaccgaatgttgaattatcgatatacgcgaggaaacgggtttaaagagtccgagattggcattttccgtgaaaaattgccaaatgtctgtatgaggctcggaagccggttttgctccttttatgcattcagagcgaggttgcccacTTCtcacagcatatcttgtatctgcatcccacgtcggtcattttgacataaattgtcaaattacgtgggcacttgacctttaagccggtaatgaaaatatggagccggagatgtcctaggaggccgaaactggatttttcagattgctttctaagtttcttgggcgatccggagatcactgtgatctctgtttgccgagattgggcctctaaggatatgaaaagtgcatctgagacccttaaagcactgctcggggggtctagacgagttgtgtgattcattccgacgactccgcatcgagccttgagaaggctagcattgtgtaacgtaagcattcagcatcaagtttccccaaaagGGACCTCtggatatggatcttcactgaaaatggccttttgtgctcctcggaggttactcgggaaaccgtgaagggttttactgtctgttttgcccaattgcgaatgtccgctggagttttcagggcaatgtagtgtgaacttcgtttgccgtaattccatcagaccagtctccagTTACGCTcatccgaagaagggtatgcccgttttgtcgctcgaaagtcatttagggtgtttgtatggcttccaaaagacaatctgaagctctgcacgtgctctgtatgattgtggggcgtggccgcatctgatatttggaattaacttttctccgagaatctggcatttttggacttccactgaaaagttgtctgtatacagaaagttgttctgtatagagcagatgatttgcaaaatgcctttggggacacttttcatctgtttggcattggagtggatttttggagtccaatattggctatcttccgatgatcgagcgaactatcagaaaatagaactgtccgtgtgatatactgaaaatgtcggttttggatattgctgagctctctagtcactctgttgctcctTGATGACCCTTGGagttcttctgtcatatgcatgtgtcatttgcttgattttgctgacttgagaatgaatagtgatttctcgctctgTGGAGCCTTCTTAGGTGATAACGCTCAAGTCGTAGCATTGTTTGCTATTGATGGACATTGTTTGActtgtggaccaaaatggggtgctgacaacgaagtttggttgaagtcggctaaggttgggtggcggtcgccggaaaacgggatTGGTTTAGCCTTATTTTGCCCGGTTTCTGGGCTGAGGAGGGGTTGCACGAACTCTGGAAGTTGCTGAACTTTGAGAGcacttggagagggtttcctagagtgagaaggctagagagatgatgggagttgagttgtgattaagttaatgacccaagaggcttatataagaaggctaatgatgcaaaattagtgaaattaagtgcgATTTAGAGGGGGATTATGGGGCTGCCAAATTTTTGAAGAGGGGTTAGGATGGGAaaatgtcacttagagtgtgggggaagcaagaggagaagtgatggaaagtgatggatgggagatatGTGTAAGTACATATTTGAAATTGTGTGGAGGGGGGAAGctcttgggtttgagccaccgaattttgggattGAGCCATGGCATAGGGTGGTTGAGCCGAAActtagggttgagccgtggctgtGGGTTttagccgtggcttggtggcttggcttggctgagctgtgggtcccattcgactaagagaaaagccgggaaaaacttgagacttgattgaacgcgcgtccaaTCTACGatatccaattaattaatatatttggaatgcttgaatgaagagaatttgaatgagcctaatatcacCATATGTCGtatgaacgaacgttcgggtgactcggcgcctcgagagtcagTTTTGTCCCGTTTGGGCGTTCAGAGTGGAATTAACCGTCTCTATTCTCCGATTGCTCCTTTGTGCGTTGTAGTGCTTGTCTTGGTGAGCTTTTTGTCTTGTGCGGGGTCGTTGGTTCGCCATCCTTGACCGAAGACCGTTAACCGGGGGGAGATCTAGGGACTCTggaccggggctttctcagtgtttttCGAATGTCTCGAGgcgttcggggatcgctgtgatctctgtttgtcatgAACATGCCCCGAAGGCAAGCCGGGAGGCgttgtgaccactgaaacgtcccttgGGAGACCAAGTCaagttccgaaaggtcatctGAGACTCGTTCCATGatcccggtggtccctgggtttGTGCAGAcccgtttccgggtgccgtttacttgttaGTGGGTTGGGCCTCCCGGAGCCCCGTCAGAAAAGACGTCTGTGAGAGTTTGGGATATGCCCCGGCCTAAGCAGGACACCTCCGAAATGCGCCCGAatgcgtcattggtcactttggcaccgggagggatttttagagtcccatattgggcacctttcaaGGCTTCGGGGAtttggtgatgaatagtgccaaaGTGCCAGTCTCTGCAGTTTTCGGGGCTCGTCGTCTGTTCACTCCTCTAATTGCCCTCTCGTGCTCTTATGTTCGCCTCCGGttgtcgggtgatgaatagtgacccgggctttggtcggggattctcgtgtacgaagtcggtgggccaaaatggggtgctgacaccggagcccgatgcagggcctgagcccgatgcagtaaatgcagggccgaagcccgatgcagttaatgcagggccggagcccgatgcaataaatgctgggccggagCCTGATGtggtaaatgcagggccggagcccgatgcagtaaatgcaaggccAGAGCCCGATGCTGGGCctgagcccaatgcagtaaatgctgggccggagcccgatgcagggcctcagcccaatgcagtaaacgCGAGCTTGATAAGAAAGTGCAacaaatgcaaaagcaaaggtaaTGTTGAGGAACAGCGCAGGGcgctgcaaagcggtgactctgattttctcCCATTCTTTGTGGAGGGAGGGTGGGaactcagtgttgaaatcccatggagctggatgagagacgtttgttgccTCAATTGTGGTggttcagtattcaggctaCCTTCTTGTTGgggatttcctgcaatggaagaaggaaacaatgaaggagtaTGAACTGTtcaagatttcaatgcaagagtgtagggaagcgaactggccttgTAGGTGTTGTGTGAACCTGCCGAGAGACGTGCATCGATACGTTGAGCACGCGTGCCTGAGTTGGTGTAAACAtgtttggacatgtgtgaggcgcgctcgatcgctggtagatgcgcGAGGTCACGCGGAGAGATGTGCGTCCGATCACGaggtgacactctctgttaggaagaagttagtgttagttaacttcgcctgggaaggtggatcggccctcggtcCACGACtcgtcttgccgtggaggaagggtgaagatcgcgagtggcctgcccgcgaaggTGGGCACGACTTGCCGGTCATGCgaggtgggtggccgggatggactcggcttctggtcacagcatatctcgctatggagaagtgaagaccgcgggtggtctacccgcgaaggttggcacgacccgcctgtcgtgcggggtgggtggccgggctggacggcctctgatcatagcacgtctcgccatggagaggtgaagaccgcaaggggtctacccgcgaatgttggcacgactcgTCTGTCGTGCGAGACATGACAActgctgtgcaaacatagaAATAGATATAATGCATGCAGTGTATAAGTTTTCAAAAGGTAATGCcattgcatcaatttggttcaagttccttaatttacaaagatagttagtttgaaaaggggagcttaaacattaaaccgatgcaatgtcctaggttgttttgaaaacatgtctgcaggtgcagaaaaataaactataacacgagttctttacattgtacaacactcatttagtgaaaacaacaaaaggctcgcctaaaagaaaaactacgagccgactcaaagactcaacttttgggtcggttggcggcgtgaaggttatttttggtccagcatgacggtccctgtttatgcatggtttcagtgttctactgggaaaaccactaactagggataggggctcccgattcaagggcatcaataccttgaaatcgagcgaggatctttgggggccggttcggtggtaGAGTCGACTCGacccgttcccttactcggaacctctgactaatctagcttcctaaatcggcgcccgtgggatttcaggcgaggtacttagaattccactaggatgatgcaatgcaagtgcaaaaaagtaaatgtgcgtaaaataaatgtgcgggaagcgataaataaacatgtaagcaagcaaacgaatcgagcctgaacccactaagtatatCCCCAGTGGAATCGCCAAGCtatacggacccgaatgtggactctcgttggggcccgcatgcgcgcttttaggtcgcgcggcttgggagtgtccaccttcccgtggggacgcgtgacggacacgcgtgagagaaggagtcgccacttatcattttacgacccgaaggtcgagggcggataagttacccggggtctaggggtatggaacacctaatttgtcgttaaggcattgatctgtgcggaaccagaaaatccgtgttcgggggttcatgttacgtgcgggcctatatcccgcacgccctttcggtactctggtttgctaggcttgcatgttttatgatttaccgcatgaattaagctgcactcggctcgcacgttttgacaccgtaagttCAATGAATCAAACAATATCGATTGAgcagccgagagagaagtaaactcgtgcgtcggggaattggttcacaatcttgcgttacagttcatcaaatcGCGaaggttgaattcctgcgtgaaccaaaatcgcgagatcttggatttacttttgtctgggcaagcatggGACTGATTCAAATGATTCAACTCTCGAACCGtccgctcaccgactggaattcttacagaatgaatgtacaaaataaaagtccttacaatgctctcgaaaacaataaatataaattacaaatggctgaattccagtcgactcgcattcggttattattccgctctaactcaccgtgaatTTAGTGAAacaccgaagaactgaaattcaatgcacgctctcactgaatagggcgttggaccctgtgagtgatgattagggcgctggaccctgtgcttgatgattagggcgttgaacccaaATATTATTCGACCTAgagatcaggctcgacccgcatgacaaacaagtgttgaaagataacacgcagcaggtaaataacagacaaggtgtttgttattatcgagtgtacgtgttttaacaagttattaatccggggtattttggcatgcaaatcctaccctagacaaacaagcacgtgccaaagttttagcattcggctttgttttgagaacttgacaaagagagtcaaatctcatgtgtgtggattgcttttacagttgttctgtattgtgacgctgaatttccactgaattagccaaactcgtgttttgactctagatttggaatctagaattcctcctaaccattatctagtgtttggttaggtcgagtggaaggttaatcagcattttgcatgttttctgatagagataaccgttctagttacccgagtctatgataggatgatagaaacgcattagttagataagaaaaggctatgcagatgaatctgcacctgaacaggtagcccgttcttatcccgtactgtagtgtttctatcatgctaaccctaagggtgtcgctgaattgtgaaaagacgattttgccctttatttgaaaattgttttcagaaaaggagaaacatcgcagtgcgggccacctcggcctgtagccggtgtcgaccaattccctggatcatccagggttgtgcaagaaccccgaaaaagccaatgaaccggtcgatctgctcggaagtgatctagaaatatcttctgtatcctgagctgagttacttggaatcaggtaaaaactcaagttgagacacagaagcccttttcagacgtccatgctacatcggaccgcgcgtttcgggttttgaaattgataagtttgaaaagggcaccaacgtcatttgacaactcatcgacgcgagttatcagttaatggtcgattcgtgtaaactttatcattgtgaagtgggtttaatcgcTTGAGCGTcctgattaacccgttcgtgaaattaatgcttaagggttgtgctgaatgcattaattgtgaaaacgattcgtgattcggcgaccaaaacgaatccataatgatcaatatataggaaagcttaaatgcaagattagtgaagaaaagtacaattagggccatggattagtagaatccgaatttcttaaggaaatagcAAGCTCAATCCttatccattgcattaatggagaagagataagagtattgatggcttggatgggaagttggagtgttgaattgaaacacttagatattttgcaaaaggaagacaaaggcaagttgtcttcttggcttgaagaagaagatgacaagagagggGTGGTTCTTCTTGTCTTTGGCAAGGGGGAGAAGGTCCCGTGGGTCCCCCACGAGATTGGAGGTGAATCGGGAATGCTCGGATGTCGATCGGTTACGTGTTCGAGTTCCGTGACTTGAAAGAACGTTGTATCGACAATGTGCGCGAGAAAACGATCCCGATAAGCCCAAGATTGTCAATTTTCGCGGAAGAATGCTTCAGGTgcgtacgaggctcggaagccgttttTGCCCGTTCCGGGTGATCggagcgaagttaaccgcttctaacagcatatcttgtatctgcgtcccacgttggtcattttgacatgaattgttagacaacgtgaacaattgacccttaagccggtaatgctaacgtggggccggagacgtcctaggaggtcgaaactggatttctcataatgatttttgagttgcttgggcactccggagattactgtaatctctgtttgtcgagatcagacctccaaggacttgaaaagtgtatctgagacctctaaagcactgctcgggaggtctagatgagtcgtgtgatttattccgacaattccacgttgagccttgaaAATGCTAGCATGATGTAGGGTAGGcgtccggcgtcaagtttccgtcagaaggacctccggatatgcatttccattgaaaatgaCCATTTCTGTTCTTCgaaggttactcgggaaattgaaaagggttttaccgtctgttttgcccaattgtgaatgtccgctagagttttcagggcaatgcagtatgaacttcgttcgccgtaattccatcaaacTAGTCTCCAGCTATgttcttccgaagaggggtatgcttgttttgccgctcggaagtcatttgaagtgtctgtgtgacttccaagagacaatctgaagcattgttcatgctctgtgtgctggtggagCATGGTCGAatatgacatttggaattaacttttctccaagaaaccggcatttttggacttccactgaaaagttgtctgtatacagaaagttgttctgtatagagcatatgattttcaaaatgcctttggggacacttttcatctgtttggtattaaagtggatttttgaagtccaatattggctatcttccgacgatcgagcgaactatcggaaaatagtaccgtccgtgtgatatattgaaaatgccggttttggacattgttgagctctctggtcgctctgttgccttttggtgacccctagagtccttctgtcaggtgtatgtgtcatttgcctgatttcgccgacttgaggatgaatagtgattttctgctctgttgagccgtttttctgtactctgctcaagtcatagcttgTATGCTGTCAATGAGCTTCATTTGCtggatggaccaaaatggggtgttgacagaCTCCGAAGAAAGATGGGAGCTGGTGTATGTGTGTCGATAGCAGGGCCATTAACAAGATTACGGTGGGATACAAGTTTCCCATTCCAAGGCTTGATGATATGCTGGATCAATTACCTGAGGCGGTGGTGTTCTCCAATATTGACCTTCGGAGTGGATACCACCAGATTTGAATTCGTCcaggagatgagtggaagactGCATTTAAAACTAGAGATGGGCTTTATGAGTGGTTAGTAATGCCATTCGGGTTGTCGAATGCCCCCAGTACGTTTATGCGTTTGATGAATCAGGCACTCAAACCTCTTTTTGGCCAATTTGTAGTTGTCTACTTCGatgatattttgatatatagCAGATCGACCGATGACCACCTCATGCATCTATGTGAGGTATTGACTGTGCTGTGGAAGAATAAGTTGATTATCAATCTTAAGAAGTGCAATTTTATGACGTCGCACTTGCTGCTCCTTGGGTATATAGTAAGCTCAGAAGGCATTCGGGTTGATGATGAGAAGGTCAGTGCAATTAGAGATTGACCTACTCCAAAAACGGTTGGAGAAATAAGAAGTTTCCATGGCCTAACTACATTCTATAGACGGTTTATACGTGACTTCAGCACGATCATGGCCCCAATCACCGAATGCTTGAAGAAGGGGAGGTTTAATTGgggagaagaagcagaagctAGTTTCACATTGATCAATGAGAAGTTATGCTCAGCTCTAGTTCTAGCCTTGCCATGTTTTGAGAAACTATTTGAGGTGGAATGCAATGCCAGTGGTGTTAGCATTGGAGTTGTTCTATCACAAGAGAAATGGCCAGTCGCATATTTTAGTGAAAAGCTTAGCGATGCCTGTCGGAGCTGGTCAACCTATGACAAGGAATTCTATGTTGTTTTCTACGCGTTGAAGCATTGGGAGCATTATCTTATAGgcaaggagttcattttgtACTCTGATCACCAAGCACTGAAGTATTTGAATAGTCAAAAGCGGATCAGTAGTAACATGCATGCTCGATGGACTACATTTCTTCAAAAGTTCCCTTTTAAACTAGTACACAAATCGGGTGTGCAAAACAAGGTTGTTGATGCATTAAGCAGGCGTGTAGCACTACTGACAATGTTGAGAAGCGAGCTTATCGGGTTCGAAGAATTGAAGGAGCAGTATGCGGATGATGAAGATTTTGCCGAGGCTTGGTCCAAGGTGCAAAATCGCCAAGCGGCTGGAGAGTTTCACAACCATGAGGGATTTCTGATGAGAGGTAACCAGCTTTGCATTCCTCGTTCATCCCTCCGAGAGAAACTGATTAGGGATTTACATGGTGGAGGACTAGCTGCACATCTTGGACGTGACAAGACCGTAGCTGCTATTTCGGAGAGGTTTTATTGGCCTAAATTGCGTCGTGATGTGGAGAAGTTCGTGCGGAGGTGCCATACGTGTCAGACTTCTAAAGGACAGAAGCAAAACACCGGTCTCTATCTACCGTTGCCGGTACCTAAGGATATATGGGAGGATTTGTCAATGGATTTCATATTGGGGTTGCCTCGTACTCAACGGGGTATGGATTCCATCTTTGTTATTGTTGATAGATTCTCGAAGATGGCACACTTCATACCGTGCCGAAAAACTACAAATGCTTCAAGTGTGGCTTGATTGTTTTTCAAAGATGTGGTTCGTTTGCACAGTGTTCCTAAGTCCATTGTTTCAGATCGAGACACCAGGTTCCTTAGCCATTTTTTACTTACCTTATGGAGAATGTTCGATGCTTCAGTAAAGTTCAGTAGCACAGCTCACCCACAAACAAATGGTCAAACGAAATCGATGAATAGAACCTTGGCAAATATGGTTCGTAGCATTTGtggagaaaaaccgaagcaaTGGGATTTCGCTCTTGCTCAAGCTGAATTTGCCTACAATAGTGCAGTTCATAGTGCTACTGGGAGGTCTCCATTCTCCATAGTTTATCAAAAGGTTCCAAGGCATGCTATCGATTTGATCAAGCCACCAAAGACCTACAAAGGCAATGCTACAGCTGAAAGCATGGCAAAGGAGGTGCAATCAATGCAGCAACAAGTTCATTAAAGGCTGTAAGCTACGAATGCGAAGTATAAGAAGGCCGCCGACAAGTATCGCAAGGAGCGATTCTTTTCAGTAGGGGATATGGTGATGGTGTTTCTTCGGAAAGAAAGATTTCAAGTTGGGAAGTTATTACAAGCTGAAGCCGAAGAAGTATGGTCCATA
The sequence above is drawn from the Punica granatum isolate Tunisia-2019 chromosome 5, ASM765513v2, whole genome shotgun sequence genome and encodes:
- the LOC116209054 gene encoding dormancy-associated protein 2-like, whose amino-acid sequence is MVRSICGEKPKQWDFALAQAEFAYNSAVHSATGRSPFSIVYQKVPRHAIDLIKPPKTYKGNATAESMAKEYKKAADKYRKERFFSVGDMVMVFLRKERFQVGKLLQAEAEEVWSIQGYGLGSSSRDGRNNGGGRGGGGRGDGGGGGLGHGCSGSGYGFESRYGHGSRQGGGGGSGGSGTRNGSGL